Proteins from one Plasmodium gaboni strain SY75 chromosome 4, whole genome shotgun sequence genomic window:
- a CDS encoding exported protein (PHISTc), translating into MYSNCLRHRPHLSLCVFLLVCVFYVFVKELTTYHKSSSGSCVNSLWSRNLSEPNNTRNNNLFNNKLKSNPYDSKFRNDIYTSRGSHNTMESKEKSSLRDGVSRNNASDVSRNHLREPLYKRFEKRNNDPEEERKRREEEKNKLEEERKKREEERKRREEEERKRREEEKNKLEEERKKREEDRKRREEEGRKRREEERKKREEEINRLEQERKQREEERKRKEEEEKKRREEERKKREEEINRLEQERKKREEEQNKLEEERKKREEEQNKLEEERKKKEEEKNKLEEERKKKEEEKSNESEKSNDTFLSNDDTNSNGSTNIESSELLGNDMDEYSDSNDISSLEDFNNDINEALNILSDDEIDNMINNLNDILSVEEMQDIWNELCKSEKYKFLYLIYDLRKLYEELIDDIDDIQEEEEELWETCVFGVGKIQVQASGTYNDLFNNLLSDEDVSKEDFIDFIKECRNRLSLIRSQLKDKCEKKISDGLSN; encoded by the exons atgtatagTAATTGTTTGAGGCACCGCCCCCATTTATCTTTGTGTGTTTTTCTGCTTGTCTGTGTTTTTTACGTTTTTGTCAAg GAGCTTACCACATACCATAAAAGTTCTAGTGGATCATGTGTTAATAGTTTGTGGTCCAGAAATTTGTCAGAACCCAACAATACTAGAAACAacaatttatttaataataaattaaaatcCAATCCATATGATTCAAAATTTAGAAACGATATATACACATCCAGAGGGTCTCATAATACTATGGAATCCAAAGAGAAAAGCAGTTTAAGAGACGGGGTGTCAAGAAATAATGCTAGCGATGTTTCAAGAAACCATTTGAGAGAACCTTTATATAAACGATttgaaaaaagaaacaatGATCCAGaagaagaaagaaaaagaagagaagaggaaaaaaataaattagaagaggaaaggaaaaaaagagaagaggaaagaaaaagaagagaagaagaagaaagaaaaagaagagaagaggaaaaaaataaattagaAGAGGAAAGGAAAAAAAGAGAAGAGGATAGAAAAAGAAGAGAAGAAGAAGGAAGGAAAAGGAGAGAAGAAGAAAGGAAAAAAAGAGAAGAAGAAATTAATAGATTAGAACAAGAAAGAAAACAAAGAGaagaagaaagaaaaagaaaagaagaagaagaaaagaaaaggaGAGAAGaggaaagaaaaaagaGAGAAGAAGAAATTAATAGATTAGAACAAGAAAGGAAAAAAAGAGAGGAAGAACAAAATAAGTTGGaagaagaaagaaaaaaaagagaggaagaacaaaataagttggaagaagaaagaaaaaaaaaagaggaagaaaaaaataaattagaagaagaaagaaaaaaaaaagaggaAGAAAAATCAAATGAGTCTGAAAAATCAAATGACACATTTTTATCCAATGATGATACTAATTCAAATGGAAGTACCAATATAGAATCTTCCGAATTATTAGGAAATGATATGGATGAATATAGCGATTCAAATGATATATCTAGCCTGGAGgattttaataatgatataaatgaagcgttgaatattttatcagATGATGAAATTGATAATATGATTAATAACTTAAATGATATTCTTTCAGTTGAAGAGATGCAGGATATATGGAATGAATTATGTAAGAGTGAAAAgtataaatttttatatcttatatatgatttaagaaaattatatgaagaATTAATAGATGATATTGATGATATTCAAGAAGAGGAAGAAGAATTATGGGAAACGTGTGTTTTTGGTGTTGGTAAGATACAAGTACAAGCATCTGGAACTTataatgatttatttaataatttattaagTGATGAAGATGTTTCAAAAGAAGATTTTATtgattttataaaagaatgTAGAAATAGATTATCACTTATAAGAAGTCaattaaaagataaatgtgaaaaaaaaattagtGATGGTTTGTCTAATTAG
- a CDS encoding cysteine-rich protective antigen gives MNIPFYKKYFLFFQIVLVLLFLYKNINCDSHHVFIRTELSFVKNSVPCIRDMFFIYKRELYNICLDDLKGEEDETHIYVQKKVKDSWITLYDLFKETDLTGRPHIFVYVDVEEIIILLCEDEEFSNRKKDMTCHRFYSNDGKEYNNSEITISDNILKDSLLSSYSSIPLKIGNREYFLICGVSPYKLKDDNKKDDILCMASHDKGETWRTKIVIKYDEYKLGVQYFFLRPYISKNDLSFHFYVGDNINNVKNINFIECTHEKDLEFVCSNRDFLKDHKVLQDVSKLNDEYIVSYGNDNNFNECYIFFNNENSILIKPEKYGNTTAGCYGGKFVKIDEHRTLFIYSSSQGIYNIHTIYYANYE, from the exons ATGAATATCCctttttacaaaaaatattttttattttttcaaattgTCTTAgttcttctttttttatataaaaatataaattgtGATAGTCATCATGTTTTCATAAGGACTGAGTTGTCGTTTGTAAAGAATAGTGTTCCTTGTATCCGTGatatgttttttatatataagagggaattatataatatatgtttggATGATTTAAAAGGCGAAGAAGATGAAACccatatatatgttcaaAAGAAGGTGAAAGATTCTTGGATAACTTTATATGATTTGTTTAAAGAAACTGATTTAACAGGACGTCCTCATATTTTCGTATATGTAGATGTGgaagaaataattatattactTTGTGAGGATGAAGAATTTTCTAATAGAAAGAAGGATATGACTTGTCATCGTTTTTATAGTAATGATGgaaaagaatataataacagTGAGATAACCATAagtgataatatattgaaaGATAGTCTTCTATCTTCTTATTCTTCTATCCCTTTAAAAATTGGAAATCGTGAGTACTTTCTAATATGTGGTGTAAGTCCTTATAAATTAAAGGATGACAATAAGAAGGATGACATTTTATGTATGGCAAGTCACGACAAGGGCGAGACATGGag AACCAAAATAGTCATAAAATATGACGAGTACAAATTAGGTGTgcaatatttttttctaagACCCTATATTTCTAAGAACGATTTGtcatttcatttttatgtaggtgataatataaataatgtaaagaatattaattttattgAGTGCACCCATGAAAAGGATTTAGAATTTGTCTGTAGTAATAGagattttttaaaagatcATAAAGTACTTCAAGATGTTTCTAAATtaaatgatgaatatattGTTAGTTATGgaaatgataataatttcaatgagtgttatattttttttaacaatGAAAATtctatattaataaaacCAGAAAAATATGGTAATACAACTGCAGGTTGTTATGGAGGAAAGTTTGTAAAAATAGATGAGCACAGAAcgttatttatttattcttcTTCTCAAGggatatataatattcacACCATATACTATGCTAACTATGAGTAG
- a CDS encoding putative protein, unknown function (part of same gene as PGSY75_0423900A~gap found within coding sequence): KMEARLEKIREDTKVNKQNNNNNNNNNNNNNNNNNNDDDDDDVFYDALDTFDSSQELSLASSASPPLEDTQMKEINK; the protein is encoded by the coding sequence AAAAGATGGAAGCGAgattagaaaaaataagaGAAGACACCAAAgtaaataaacaaaataacaacaacaacaataataataataataacaataataataataataataatgatgatgatgatgacGATGTATTTTATGATGCACTTGACACATTCGATTCATCTCAAGAATTATCACTTGCATCTAGTGCTTCTCCTCCTTTAGAGGACACACAAATGAAggaaattaataaatag
- a CDS encoding reticulocyte binding protein 5, with product MIRIKKKLILTILYIHLFILNRLSFENAIKKTKNQENNLTLLPIKSTEEEKNDIKNKKDIKKEIDNDKENIKRNNTTNHSTYIKSYLNINVNDGLKYLFMPSHNSFIKKYSVLNQINDGMLENKKNDVKNNEDHKNVDYKNVNFLQYDFKELSNYNIADSIDIIQEKEGHLDFIIIPYYIYIDYHKHISYNSIYHKLSTFWKYKDVDAFIKNINEKYDQVKSKCNDINNDLIATIKKLEHPYDINNKNEDSYRYDISEEIDDRSEETDEEIEEVEDNIQDTDSSNTPSNNKKNDLMNRTFKKMMDEYNTKKNKLIQCIKNHENDFNKICMDMKNFSTNLFQQISCDNINFCDTNGIKYHYDEYINKRILSIKSINLNKDISDMTNILQQSELLLTNLNKKMGSYIYIDTIKFIHKEMKHILKRIEYHTNIINDKTKIIQDKIKLNTWRTFQKDELLKRILDLSNEYSLFITSDDLRQMLYKTFYSKEKYLHNIFHHLIYVLQMKFNDVPIKMEYFQTYKKKKPLTQ from the exons Atgataagaataaaaaaaaaattaattttgaccattttatatattcatctgtttatattaaata GATTAAGTTTTGAAAATGCAATAAAAAAAACGAAGAATCAAGAAAATAATCTGACATTACTACCAATAAAGAGCActgaagaagaaaaaaatgatataaaaaataaaaaggatatcaaaaaagaaattgataatgataaagagaatataaaaagaaataatacTACAAATCAttcaacatatataaaatcatatttgaatataaatgtaaatgatggtttaaaatatttgtttatGCCTTCTcataattcttttataaaaaaatattctgTATTAAACCAAATAAATGATGGCATgttagaaaataaaaaaaatgatgtaaaaaataatgaagacCATAAAAATGTggattataaaaatgttaattttttacaaTATGATTTTAAAGAGTTATCTAATTATAACATTGCAGATTCTATTGATATTATACAAGAAAAAGAAGGACATTTGgattttattataataccttattatatttatatagatTATCACAAACATATATCTTATAATTCTATATATCATAAGTTATCTACATTTTGGAAGTATAAAGATGTAGATGCTTTTATtaagaatataaatgaaaaatatgatcAAGTGAAAAGTAAATgtaatgatataaataatgatttaattgcaactataaaaaaattagagCATCcttatgatataaataataagaatgaAGATTCCTATAGATATGATATATCTGAAGAAATCGATGATAGATCTGAAGAGACGGATGAAGAAATCGAAGAAGTAGAAGATAATATACAAGATACAGATAGTAGTAATACTCcttcaaataataaaaaaaatgatcTTATGAATAGAACGTTTAAAAAGATGATGGACgaatataatacaaaaaaaaataaattaattcaatgtataaaaaatcatgaaaatgattttaataaaatatgtatgGATATGAAAAATTTTAGTACAAATCTTTTTCAACAAATTTCAtgtgataatattaatttctGTGATACAAACGGAATCAAATATCATtatgatgaatatataaataaaagaatattatcTATTAAATCAATCAACTTAAATAAAGACATATCAGATATGacaaatattttacaacaaagtgaattattattaaccaatttaaataaaaaaatgggttcctatatatatattgatacaataaaatttatacaTAAAGAAATGAAACATATTCTTAAAAGAATCGAATAtcatacaaatataataaacgataaaacaaaaattattcaagacaaaattaaattaaatacaTGGAGAACATTTCAAAAAgatgaattattaaaaagaattttaGACTTATCAAATgaatattctttatttattactAGTGATGATTTAAGAcaaatgttatataaaacattctattcaaaagaaaaatatttacataatatatttcatcatttaatttatgTACTACAAATGAAGTTCAATGATGTCCCAATTAAAATGGAATATTTTcaaacatataaaaaaaaaaaaccaCTTACACAATAA
- a CDS encoding early transcribed membrane protein 4 codes for MKLSNLFYVFALLISMNVFVQGFKNVQGKNVNVDNIGMSKVDEMQKRKQQQKIIMISTVVTGIALLLGSALGLGYLSKSNKKAEVPDEEKDENKKVDAGKNSKESKANKSEEKQHKSEERDSKVSSSRSTVAPSTV; via the coding sequence atgaaattaagcaatttattttatgtttttgCGTTGCTTATCTCCATGAACGTTTTCGTTCAAGGATTTAAGAACGTCCAAGGAAAGAATGTCAATGTTGATAACATAGGCATGAGCAAAGTTGATGAGATGCAAAAGAGAAAACAGcaacaaaaaataataatgatatcTACTGTTGTTACTGGTATTGCTTTACTATTAGGTAGTGCTTTAGGCTTAGGATACCTTAGTAAATCTAATAAAAAAGCTGAAGTACCAGATGAAGAAAAGGATGAAAACAAAAAAGTAGATGCAGGAAAAAATTCCAAAGAATCCAAAGCTAATAAATCTGAAGAAAAACAACACAAATCTGAAGAGAGAGATAGTAAAGTATCCTCATCAAGATCTACAGTAGCACCCTCTACtgtttaa
- a CDS encoding hypothetical protein (conserved Plasmodium protein, unknown function) gives MNLLRKKIKNEKSLSALSINEKEMKNENISNINIKKENFEQNDDHINNSLYNSYHHDEQEQKEEYPYKKKDINKKKKWKKQYKGVKLYMNMLLNNYKLKKEKKIEKTKNCNDLLSGLKKRRKKKKIIKNDYIRIINTEKEYIQKYEEDKIFLDNIKNVSSCELIKDCSYYVFFYNLFIKGMYLNKECLENAIKKDTEKNSKKNDIYINKMCDNISNIIKSEKKNNDKHNVILLKGKYTRQLICDYLKYLLDSIKNENTIKAKFYILDYIKILENKKKESDKKIFVFKNGNEENKLGNDAFLNSNILNEKKENDNKSYNKRGDMNQHGDYIKILENKKKESDKKIFVFKNGNEEDKLGNDVFLNCHILNEKKENDNKSYNQHGDMNQHGDMNQHGDMNQHGDMNQHGDMNHHGDNMLNEENHLSSSNLLSVKNIKHKKEDDIFRKDESIKSNNLIRSNDIKINEHIYNKILNNFISELKSFFFSMLEKITSSKLLIKFILAFTDICLILTPHYVNIINYIEILCDFSHIIPINCISYFIHFFQSYKNIFIQKYKEFQHSIIHNDPIKIQSVGARLIGFIKILQKKINLNNNQQSIYTFFLNLLLAECLPINHLGFCNRQSAKNNFHYFFEDTLNYCNKQITDEQIIYDNFELKIQNNIKNYKKMKTIIQEEINGVHNKYVELGRKKLTGQKNNIYDQNVIGDETILSDKNVIGDESILSDENIYSDKNVYCDKNVYSDKNIYSDKNIYCDKNIYSDKNIYSDDNTSNNKIVESAVDNKRKREESKEISSSIKKQKKNDENDLRDNKKNIINEEYIEQKDTKQMYLSYMSFISLVAFIKYPEIITHDNIILLEDVYNSFKTFLNYINKIDKEKKKKFIGTKKYMNMIKAYLFNDHIDFLANFHIFKILVYDDNFLRVLFFNILVALNYLNRELQICVKDDSELNDNNNNNNSNSNNSNNSNNYNSVVKKNEATIITPRDSFLFLADYDTYNDNQEGEREKNNNHVNALTTRSHQKSIRENSKNKESGRSSILTTTTCNNNNNNILDSNKLKENIKNKDNSNNRNMSVNQNVFVNTTKDIKHSKENDNKFIVKEKIKKIIFTFIKELLNYLDKFTNSNHNFMLAKEYSWYVWKKQLNMSKHNKDPYDISFQFKCVDEDIKKEKTYDLNQLTNNYTYNKQRNNDFNYNFHDNEFLNSNHNVDKTIHKNEVSYLSNLISKNKKTDNQSPVESLINMIENFEVLNKKMKPYYSNNKSKYMEQINNTDMIMNFYNNMTQRNKEHSTYNNNNNNNNNIFNINNFLLEINKIYLRREAEFWELDESDSITEEKKNESHNKILIEKLIDKLDDYKKKINIDNDPINEIEESEKSKNNPVFKFRLSKLFILKYIDLYTIIKNKEFTTDCDFLYNLMIQMDKNVERKKSILNKGVAENEEEINMEEEKKVQQEINIEEEINIEEEKNELEVQQHEQLNDKQEEYEDVTQNLNQEQEEEEEDKFLTPEHLPINVEIK, from the coding sequence atgaatttgttaagaaaaaaaattaaaaatgaaaagagTTTGTCAGCATTGTcaataaatgaaaaagaaatgaagaatgaaaatataagtaatataaatataaaaaaggaaaattTCGAACAAAATGATGATCATATAAACAACagtttatataattcttatCATCATGATGAGCAAGAACAAAAAGAAGAATATCCTTACAAGAAgaaagatataaataaaaagaagaaatggaagaaacaatataaaggtgttaaattatatatgaacatgcttttaaataattataaattaaaaaaagaaaaaaaaatcgaaaaaacaaaaaattgTAACGATTTATTATCAGggttaaaaaaaagaagaaagaagaaaaaaattataaaaaatgattatatacgaattataaatactgagaaagaatatatacaaaaatatgaagaagataaaatatttttagataatataaaaaatgtttcTTCCTGTGAACTGATAAAAgattgttcatattatgtttttttttataatctttttattaaagGAATGTATTTAAATAAGGAATGTTTAGAGAATGCCATAAAAAAGGATacagaaaaaaatagtaaaaaaaatgacatatatataaacaaaatgtGTGATAACATCTCAAACATTATAAAatcagaaaaaaaaaataatgacaaacataatgtaatattattaaaaggGAAATATACAAGACAGTTGATATGtgattatttaaaatatttattagacagtataaaaaatgagaaTACTATTAAAGCAAAGTTTTATATCTTggattatataaaaatattagaaaataagaaaaaagaaagtgacaaaaaaatttttgtttttaaaaatggTAATGAAGAGAATAAATTAGGTAATGATGCATTTTtaaatagtaatatattaaacgaaaaaaaggaaaatgataataaaagtTATAATAAACGTGGTGATATGAACCAACATGgtgattatataaaaatattagaaaataagaaaaaagaaagtgacaaaaaaatttttgtttttaaaaatggGAATGAAGAGGATAAATTAGGTAATGatgtatttttaaattgtcatatattaaacgaaaaaaaggaaaatgataataaaagtTATAATCAACATGGTGATATGAACCAACATGGTGATATGAACCAACATGGTGATATGAACCAACATGGTGATATGAACCAACATGGTGATATGAACCACCATGGTGATAATATGTTAAATGAAGAGAACCATTTGAGTTCCTCAAATTTATTAAgtgtaaaaaatataaagcataaaaaagaagatgATATATTTAGAAAGGATGAATCGATTAAAagtaataatttaataagaagcaatgatataaaaataaatgaacatatttacaataaaatattaaataattttataagtgaattaaaaagttttttcttttctatGTTAGAAAAGATAACAAGTTCTAAActattaataaaatttattttagCATTTACAgatatatgtttaatattAACACCTCATtatgttaatataattaattatatagaaatattatgtGACTTTTCACATATAATACCTATAAATTGTATAtcttattttatacatttttttcaaagttataaaaatatattcattcaaaaatataaagaattCCAACATTCTATTATTCATAATGATccaataaaaatacaatcTGTAGGTGCTAGACTTATAggttttataaaaatattacaaaagaaaattaatcttaataataatcaacAATCAATATATACTTTCTTTCTCAACTTATTATTGGCTGAATGTCTGCCAATTAATCATTTAGGATTTTGTAATCGGCAATCAgcaaaaaataattttcattatttttttgagGACACACTAAATTATTGTAACAAACAAATTACGGATGAACAAATAATTTATGACAACTTTGAATTaaaaattcaaaataatattaaaaattataaaaaaatgaaaactATCATTCAGGAGGAAATAAATGGGGttcataataaatatgttgAACTGGGTAGAAAGAAACTGACGGGgcaaaaaaataatatatatgatcAAAATGTTATAGGTGATGAAACTATTTTAAGtgataaaaatgttatagGTGATGAAAGTATTTTAAGTGATGAAAACATTTATAGTGACAAAAATGTTTATTGTGACAAAAATGTTTATagtgataaaaatatttatagtgataaaaacatttattgtgataaaaacatttatagtgataaaaacatttataGTGATGATAACACgtcaaataataaaattgtAGAAAGTGCCGTggataataaaagaaaaagagAAGAATCTAAAGAAATATCCTCGTCAattaaaaaacaaaaaaaaaacgatgaaaatgatttaagagataataaaaaaaatataatcaatgaagaatatataGAACAAAAAGATACCAAACAAATGTATTTATCATACATGTCATTTATTTCTCTTGTTGCGTTTATAAAATATCCAGAAATAATTACACATGACaacattattttattagaagatgtatataattcattcaaaacttttttgaattatataaataaaatagataaagaaaaaaaaaaaaaatttataggtaccaaaaaatatatgaatatgataaaggcatatttatttaatgaCCATATTGACTTCTTAGCtaattttcatatttttaaaatactagtatatgatgataattttttaagggttttattttttaatatattgGTAGCATTGAACTATTTAAATAGGGAACTTCAAATATGTGTGAAAGACGACTCTGAATTAAATgacaacaacaataataataatagtaatagtaataatagtaataatagtaataattataatagtgttgttaaaaaaaacgAGGCAACTATTATAACGCCAAGGGACTCGTTTCTCTTCCTTGCAGATTATGACACATATAATGACAACCAAGAGGGAGAGcgagaaaaaaataataatcatgTGAATGCTCTCACGACAAGGAGTCATCAAAAAAGTATAAGAGAAAATAGTAAGAACAAAGAAAGTGGGAGAAGTAGTATACTAACAACAACTACATgcaacaataataataataatattttagaTAGTAATAAGcttaaagaaaatataaaaaataaagataacAGCAACAACAGAAATATGTCTGTTAATCAAAATGTTTTTGTGAACACAACTAAAGATATAAAACATTCtaaagaaaatgataataaatttatagtaaaagaaaaaataaaaaaaatcatattcacatttataaaagaattattaaattatttagATAAATTTACTAATAGTAATCATAACTTTATGCTAGCAAAAGAATATTCTTGGTATGTATGGAAGAAACAATTAAATATGTCAAAACATAATAAGGATCCTTATGATATATCCTTTCAATTTAAATGTGTTGATGAAGATataaagaaagaaaaaactTATGACTTAAACCAATTAACAAATAAttacacatataataaacaaagaaataatgatttcaattataattttcatgataatgaatttttaaattctaATCATAATGTAGACAAAACaattcataaaaatgaagTGTCATACTTATCAAATTTAAtaagtaaaaataaaaaaacagaTAATCAATCACCTGTAGAAAGtcttataaatatgatagaaaattttgaagttctaaacaaaaaaatgaaacCATATTAttctaataataaaagtaaatatatggaacaaataaataatacagatatgataatgaacttttataataatatgacACAAAGGAATAAGGAGCATTctacatataataataataataataataataataatatatttaatataaataatttcttattagaaattaataaaatatatttaagaaGAGAAGCAGAATTCTGGGAGCTAGATGAAAGTGATTCAATAActgaagaaaaaaaaaatgaaagtCATAACAAAATTCTTATTGAAAAACTTATAGATAAATTAGatgattataaaaaaaaaataaatattgataatGATCCAATTAATGAAATAGAAGAAAGTgaaaaaagtaaaaataacCCAGTCTTCAAATTTAGGTTATCTAAACTTTTTATtctaaaatatatagatctttatacaattataaagaataaaGAATTTACAACTGATTGTgattttctttataatcTTATGATTCAAATGGATAAAAATGttgaaagaaaaaaaagtataCTCAACAAAGGAGTAGCagaaaatgaagaagaaataaatatggaagaagaaaaaaaggTTCAACAAGAAATTAACAttgaagaagaaataaatatagaagaagaaaaaaatgaactTGAAGTTCAGCAACATGAACAATTAAATGATAAGCAAG
- a CDS encoding putative protein, unknown function (part of same gene as PGSY75_0423900B~gap found within coding sequence), with product MSELTSVPFHLVPVSKILKVLVPLITKNYFGLSYLDDDIPHIYFCILFAFGFIIQHGFGLLEK from the coding sequence atgagCGAATTAACATCGGTACCATTCCATTTGGTACCAGTTTCtaaaattttaaaagtATTAGTACCTTtaattacaaaaaattattttggATTATCATATTTAGATGATGACATACcccatatatatttctgCATTTTATTTGCATTTGGATTTATAATTCAACATGGATTTGGCCTTCTAGAAAAg